A portion of the Chromobacterium sp. IIBBL 290-4 genome contains these proteins:
- a CDS encoding G5P family DNA-binding protein: MLLVRIEPEDGAVRLKTVRRRADGQEFQIPEQTVWVYGIDKDGHQDRHPYRSQISLDKGQQPYAPGDYTLHPSSCRFNNYGSALQMNMRLIPIEQFAPLLKKTLFERKQN, from the coding sequence ATGTTACTCGTTCGCATTGAGCCGGAAGACGGTGCCGTCCGTCTGAAGACTGTCCGCCGCCGCGCTGACGGCCAAGAGTTCCAGATTCCCGAACAGACTGTATGGGTCTATGGTATTGACAAAGATGGGCACCAGGACCGCCACCCGTACCGCTCCCAAATTTCGCTGGACAAAGGCCAGCAGCCGTATGCTCCGGGTGATTACACTCTTCACCCGTCTTCTTGCCGTTTCAATAATTATGGCTCTGCGCTTCAAATGAACATGCGACTTATTCCTATCGAGCAATTCGCGCCCCTTTTGAAAAAGACCCTGTTTGAACGTAAGCAAAATTGA
- a CDS encoding major capsid protein encodes MNTNLIKKVAFAAVASTAAGAAMADGIDVTAVVTTIQGITAAVVSIGVAVLAVTATIFGYKYLRKVM; translated from the coding sequence ATGAATACGAACCTGATCAAGAAAGTCGCTTTCGCTGCTGTCGCTTCCACCGCTGCCGGTGCCGCAATGGCCGATGGCATCGACGTGACCGCCGTTGTCACTACCATTCAAGGCATCACCGCCGCCGTTGTCAGTATCGGTGTGGCGGTACTGGCCGTGACCGCGACCATCTTCGGTTACAAGTACCTTCGCAAGGTTATGTAA